From the genome of Lentilactobacillus buchneri, one region includes:
- a CDS encoding NADP-dependent oxidoreductase, with protein MKAFGYEKNGGPEVFQEYEVPTPEIKSNQILIKTEAFNLNNFEALQRAGQFKPVDHRIIPGRDVAGFVEKVGEDVTGFDIGDRVVAHGHHSYAEYSIGEDSNTVLIPSGVPYLAAAGIVTPGLAAYKGVHLFGKVQAGQTVVVKGASGGVGSLAAQIAMDVGAKVIGIGSSENEEYVKSLGVDQYVAYDQEDPAEVLADTADVVIDAALNGNGAESDVKIVKDDGIVASVADNDAPTDKTVHFNHIHPTQEISDDDALNAMLKLMAAGKLKIRIGYKLPFTLDGVIKGHQLLDSKHAGRIVIAK; from the coding sequence ATGAAAGCATTCGGTTACGAAAAAAATGGCGGTCCCGAGGTGTTTCAGGAGTATGAAGTCCCAACCCCCGAAATCAAATCCAATCAGATCTTAATCAAAACGGAAGCCTTCAACTTAAATAACTTTGAAGCATTACAGCGAGCTGGTCAATTCAAACCAGTCGACCACCGAATCATCCCCGGAAGAGACGTGGCCGGCTTTGTTGAAAAAGTTGGCGAAGATGTCACTGGTTTTGATATTGGTGATCGGGTTGTCGCTCACGGCCATCATTCCTACGCTGAATATTCAATTGGCGAGGATTCCAATACCGTCTTAATCCCCAGTGGTGTTCCCTATCTAGCCGCAGCTGGGATTGTGACTCCCGGTCTGGCCGCTTATAAAGGTGTTCACCTGTTTGGCAAAGTTCAAGCCGGCCAAACCGTTGTCGTGAAGGGGGCTTCTGGCGGGGTTGGCTCACTTGCCGCCCAAATTGCCATGGATGTTGGTGCCAAAGTCATCGGCATCGGTTCCAGCGAAAATGAAGAATATGTCAAATCATTGGGCGTTGATCAATACGTTGCTTACGACCAGGAAGATCCAGCAGAAGTTTTGGCAGACACAGCTGATGTCGTGATTGATGCTGCATTAAACGGCAACGGCGCCGAAAGTGACGTCAAAATCGTTAAAGATGACGGAATTGTCGCCAGTGTTGCCGACAACGATGCGCCAACCGATAAAACGGTTCATTTCAATCACATTCACCCAACCCAGGAAATCTCGGATGATGATGCTTTGAATGCCATGTTAAAACTGATGGCGGCAGGCAAACTCAAAATTCGTAT
- a CDS encoding MFS transporter — protein MTKYKVQSLVFILVAFMLGCNEFIVVGILPDLSAQFHTPISTMGYLVTIFAMVYAVSTPFVTILTSRYSRYKTLLTLMIVFLIGNTLSALSIGYLTMMASRIITATTAGSIISLIMTFASTIAPRDKRASLVSWIFAGFSIASVFGVPIGVAVSTSFGWRYTFWGISVISILTFILLTQILPKKVKQTTSTIKNQLTILLDPRIYYGVFLVLFTAATMYGYYTYIRPLLTTSMGFSTQSLNWLLFIIGIMSIISNRLSGMLAEKPNSLQKVPLFYVVDILLLAVFPFALHSKIVGLAIMLILTLIVTIINSPVQIHFLNLAESEYPQSLVFASSLSSIFFNFGISLGSATASSLVGIVGLDRISIGSVVFAVLSLGSLFLINRAIKAHSSTKAGD, from the coding sequence GTGACTAAGTATAAAGTTCAATCATTAGTATTCATCCTCGTTGCCTTTATGTTGGGGTGCAACGAATTCATTGTTGTCGGGATTCTGCCGGATTTATCGGCCCAATTTCACACGCCAATCTCAACCATGGGTTACTTGGTCACCATCTTCGCGATGGTTTACGCCGTCAGTACACCATTTGTCACAATCCTAACAAGTCGGTACAGTCGCTATAAAACCCTGTTAACCCTAATGATTGTCTTTTTGATTGGTAACACACTCAGTGCCCTTTCAATTGGCTACCTAACCATGATGGCCTCCAGAATCATCACCGCAACGACAGCCGGGTCAATCATTTCACTGATCATGACTTTCGCCAGCACAATTGCACCACGGGACAAACGGGCTTCACTGGTTTCTTGGATCTTTGCCGGCTTCAGCATTGCGTCAGTCTTTGGGGTGCCAATCGGCGTTGCCGTCAGCACAAGCTTCGGTTGGCGTTACACCTTCTGGGGAATTTCGGTTATTAGCATTCTGACCTTTATATTGTTAACACAAATCCTGCCAAAGAAAGTTAAGCAGACAACCAGCACCATCAAAAATCAGCTGACAATTTTATTGGATCCCCGAATCTATTACGGTGTCTTCCTGGTCTTATTCACGGCCGCAACCATGTACGGCTACTACACATATATTCGCCCGCTGCTCACCACGTCGATGGGCTTCAGTACCCAGAGTTTGAACTGGCTGTTGTTCATCATCGGGATTATGAGTATCATCAGTAATCGGCTATCAGGAATGCTGGCCGAAAAACCAAACAGCCTGCAAAAGGTACCGCTCTTTTACGTTGTCGATATCCTCTTACTGGCAGTTTTTCCATTTGCATTACACAGTAAAATTGTCGGTCTGGCCATCATGCTGATCCTGACATTGATTGTGACAATCATCAATTCACCGGTTCAAATTCATTTCCTAAATCTGGCAGAATCAGAATACCCACAGTCGCTGGTCTTTGCATCATCCCTGAGTTCAATTTTCTTCAATTTTGGTATTTCCCTGGGATCCGCGACGGCTTCGAGTTTAGTGGGCATTGTTGGCCTGGATAGAATCAGTATTGGATCGGTTGTTTTTGCAGTTCTTTCGCTTGGTTCGCTATTTTTGATTAACCGGGCCATTAAGGCGCATTCGTCGACGAAGGCAGGAGACTAG
- a CDS encoding PTS transporter subunit EIIC translates to MHLFITTIKKTQKGFLGFINLLADIFVPIIPAIVAAGLLMALHNVLVAPHLFMTASLVAAYPQFKGFAAFINVLANAPFAFLPVLIGFSATKRFGGNPYLGAAMGMMMVSPALVSGYDVSNAVANHSLGYWHILGMPVAQAGYQGSVIPMLAVAWLLSVIEKQCHKRLPEALDYTFAPLITILLTGILTFMIVGPVMRDVSDGLTNGLLWLYQTSGAFGTGVLGLFYAPLVITGLHQSFPAIETQLIANVKQTGGSFIFPIASVSNIAQGASALAVFFLTKDKQQRGLASSASMSALLGITEPAMFGINLKLKFPFIASMIGSAVASVYLGLTHVLAVSLGSNSVLGFISIATNAIPAFLISMVIAFVVSFSLTYVYGRRQEVSDLLGKDDKDAGEAIVAD, encoded by the coding sequence ATGCATTTGTTTATCACAACGATTAAAAAGACCCAAAAAGGATTTCTCGGATTCATTAACTTATTGGCTGATATCTTTGTTCCAATCATTCCCGCAATCGTGGCGGCTGGTTTGCTAATGGCACTTCACAATGTTTTAGTGGCGCCCCACCTATTTATGACTGCTTCTTTAGTTGCTGCATACCCTCAGTTTAAAGGATTTGCGGCGTTTATTAATGTCTTGGCTAACGCACCGTTCGCATTTTTACCGGTCTTAATTGGATTCTCAGCCACCAAGCGCTTTGGTGGGAATCCATACTTAGGAGCTGCCATGGGGATGATGATGGTGTCGCCCGCCCTTGTAAGTGGCTACGATGTGAGCAATGCGGTTGCCAATCATTCACTTGGTTATTGGCACATTTTGGGGATGCCAGTCGCCCAAGCAGGCTATCAGGGATCCGTCATTCCAATGTTGGCGGTGGCCTGGCTGCTGTCAGTCATTGAGAAACAGTGCCATAAAAGACTTCCAGAAGCACTTGATTATACATTTGCACCACTCATTACGATTTTATTGACTGGAATTTTGACCTTTATGATTGTTGGCCCAGTTATGCGGGATGTCAGCGATGGCTTAACCAACGGTTTATTGTGGTTGTACCAGACTTCGGGGGCCTTTGGAACAGGCGTCTTAGGCTTGTTCTATGCACCTTTGGTCATTACAGGCCTGCATCAGAGTTTTCCAGCAATCGAGACCCAGCTAATTGCTAACGTGAAACAAACCGGTGGCAGTTTCATTTTTCCGATTGCGTCAGTATCAAATATTGCTCAGGGTGCTTCGGCACTAGCGGTTTTCTTTTTAACTAAGGATAAGCAACAGCGGGGACTGGCGTCATCAGCTAGTATGTCCGCTTTGCTGGGAATCACGGAACCGGCAATGTTTGGGATTAATCTTAAGTTAAAGTTCCCATTCATCGCCTCAATGATCGGTTCGGCTGTCGCCTCAGTTTATTTGGGACTTACCCATGTTTTGGCAGTCTCACTAGGCTCTAATAGTGTTTTGGGATTCATTAGTATTGCGACCAACGCCATCCCGGCATTCTTGATTAGCATGGTCATTGCTTTTGTGGTTAGTTTCTCATTGACTTACGTTTATGGTCGCCGTCAAGAAGTGAGCGACCTGCTGGGTAAGGATGACAAGGATGCTGGCGAGGCGATTGTGGCTGACTAA
- a CDS encoding thiamine pyrophosphate-dependent enzyme has protein sequence MAKMTAGQALAKVLVSWDIDHLYGITADSINNTVDGLYQERDKIKYIQVRHEEVGSLAATADAKLTGKVGVSFGSAGPGATHLFNGLYDAKMDHAPVVAIVGQSATPIMNTYFFQEMDQDPLFVDLTDFHKQVTNPEQIPYVMDEAIRYAYRTKGPAVVIIPDNLSGEEIDFEPYKTAKVLKPATTVNVDQNAVDQVYDLLKQAKHPVLWAGLGLKDARDEVVAFSERFSVPVLTTAPATGVMPTDHPNFMGSRGRLGTKPGFEVTQAADLIILAGTNYPFSRFLPKGIKFVQINNNVEDLGKQHDIDLTVLADAKPFLAKLNEKEPIAPTPFLKAAQKDKQNWDAWLNKVADDEHDGLAPEAVIRAIKENSDDNAVFGLDVGNNLMWSIRQLPFNQDQKFSMSAWFGTMGYALPASIAGKLSYPDRQVFSISGDGGFSMVMQDLLTQVQYQLPIINVVLENGAFGYIQHEKITASQEPYGIHFIGANWAGFADDMGAIGIQVTDRQSLKAAFEKIKELQANGNTKPILIDAKVKNQDPVDTSFMPIDPDQFDQATIDTYTKQSNLFDQPALSTLLKEESNS, from the coding sequence ATGGCAAAAATGACAGCTGGTCAAGCCTTGGCCAAAGTACTGGTAAGCTGGGATATTGACCATTTGTACGGGATCACCGCTGACTCAATCAATAACACCGTTGACGGTCTCTATCAGGAACGTGACAAAATTAAATACATTCAGGTTCGCCATGAGGAAGTTGGCTCCCTCGCCGCAACCGCCGACGCCAAATTGACTGGTAAAGTCGGTGTCAGCTTTGGCTCTGCTGGTCCTGGGGCAACGCATCTCTTCAACGGATTATATGATGCCAAGATGGATCATGCACCCGTGGTTGCAATCGTGGGTCAATCAGCAACGCCAATTATGAATACCTATTTCTTCCAAGAAATGGACCAGGATCCGTTGTTTGTTGACTTAACTGATTTTCATAAACAAGTCACCAATCCGGAACAAATTCCCTACGTGATGGATGAGGCTATTCGCTATGCCTATCGGACCAAGGGCCCGGCAGTTGTAATCATTCCGGATAATCTATCGGGTGAAGAAATTGATTTTGAACCTTATAAAACTGCCAAAGTCTTAAAACCGGCCACCACCGTGAATGTTGACCAAAACGCTGTCGACCAAGTCTATGATTTACTCAAACAAGCAAAGCATCCCGTCTTATGGGCAGGCCTTGGCTTGAAAGATGCTCGAGATGAAGTCGTTGCCTTCTCAGAACGATTCAGTGTGCCGGTGCTCACCACCGCTCCGGCAACCGGGGTTATGCCGACCGATCATCCCAACTTTATGGGATCGCGGGGACGTCTGGGAACCAAGCCGGGCTTTGAGGTAACTCAGGCAGCCGACTTAATTATCCTGGCAGGAACCAATTACCCATTCAGCCGTTTCCTGCCCAAGGGGATCAAATTTGTTCAAATCAACAATAACGTTGAAGATTTAGGGAAACAGCATGACATTGACCTGACTGTTTTAGCCGATGCCAAACCGTTCCTGGCCAAATTAAATGAAAAAGAACCAATAGCCCCAACCCCATTCCTGAAGGCTGCTCAAAAGGATAAGCAGAACTGGGATGCCTGGTTGAATAAAGTCGCTGACGATGAACATGATGGTTTAGCACCGGAAGCAGTTATCCGGGCCATCAAGGAAAATAGTGATGACAACGCGGTGTTTGGCCTCGACGTTGGTAACAACTTAATGTGGTCTATCCGCCAATTACCATTTAACCAGGACCAAAAGTTCAGTATGTCAGCTTGGTTTGGAACGATGGGCTACGCCTTACCAGCAAGTATCGCCGGTAAATTGAGTTACCCAGATCGCCAGGTTTTCAGCATTTCTGGTGACGGTGGCTTCTCAATGGTGATGCAGGATCTGCTGACTCAAGTGCAATATCAGCTGCCAATCATCAATGTCGTTCTTGAAAACGGCGCATTCGGTTACATTCAGCATGAAAAGATCACTGCAAGCCAGGAACCATATGGTATCCACTTCATTGGTGCCAATTGGGCCGGCTTTGCTGACGACATGGGTGCGATTGGCATCCAAGTCACCGATCGGCAGTCGCTGAAGGCCGCATTCGAAAAAATTAAGGAACTCCAAGCAAATGGCAACACCAAGCCAATCTTAATCGATGCCAAGGTCAAGAACCAGGATCCAGTTGATACCAGCTTCATGCCAATCGATCCCGACCAATTCGATCAAGCAACCATTGACACTTATACCAAGCAATCAAATTTGTTTGATCAACCAGCTCTTTCAACCTTGCTGAAAGAAGAAAGCAACAGTTAA
- a CDS encoding phosphatase PAP2 family protein translates to MGSRHSSTILKTVLKSAFVLTLTGAAILGVQGNDVKVNAKSDTSVSNELNPVPASYGYFVDHYKENVKTNSTPDTNPAIALFNNTFLSYWNPTDGTKTNQKVLQDNLDKSIQITNGASQAEIDRSYLTDRRDLRYNLISGFGPYAPAFIKDTNAQTDFNAVPDAPLPAGSPYSSMQWADENSTLGSAVKLVDIAEDSAWSGTGTPKAYIKYTRPYRQSDQVKVNPYLKNVMASAAANDYDFPSGHTTAAFETGETLAYLFPERYQQLITRSSEVGYDRVLAGRHSPLAVMGGRVIGTAMTAATLNDPDNKQLISQAYQDTQKDLAKAQDKSAKDDFSDYQTNLKNYTYRLTYGFSPIGDTTKPMVVPKGAEVLLQTRLPYLNATQRREVLYTTGIPSGYPMTDDTEGWGRLNLFEAANGFGSFLDNVTVNMDASKGGFNAADTWKNNISGKGGLTKEGSGSLSLLGNNSYKGGTTVKAGTLAAENDNALGDGSLTLAGGNLTLSAKNVVVKGNYTQSGKGSLNLNSGDKVSVSGTAKLGGKLVVKDVKGLKSGVVILKSNKLSGKFAHQSLPKGWHLAYTTHNVKLVK, encoded by the coding sequence ATGGGAAGTAGACATAGCAGTACGATCTTGAAAACGGTTCTGAAAAGCGCCTTTGTGCTGACGTTGACCGGAGCTGCAATTTTGGGTGTTCAAGGTAATGATGTGAAGGTAAACGCCAAGTCGGATACCAGTGTCTCAAACGAGTTGAATCCGGTTCCAGCTTCATATGGGTATTTCGTCGATCACTATAAGGAGAATGTGAAGACCAACTCGACTCCGGACACCAATCCGGCGATCGCGTTGTTCAACAATACCTTTTTAAGTTATTGGAATCCAACTGACGGTACAAAGACGAATCAAAAAGTGCTCCAAGACAATTTGGACAAATCAATTCAAATTACCAACGGTGCTTCGCAAGCAGAAATTGACCGTTCATACTTAACTGACCGGCGGGACCTGCGATATAACCTGATTAGTGGTTTTGGTCCCTACGCTCCGGCATTTATCAAGGATACCAACGCTCAGACTGATTTTAATGCCGTTCCCGATGCACCGCTTCCCGCAGGTTCACCCTACAGCTCGATGCAGTGGGCAGATGAAAACTCAACTCTCGGTTCCGCGGTTAAGCTGGTTGATATTGCAGAAGATTCAGCATGGTCTGGCACAGGGACGCCAAAGGCTTACATCAAATATACCCGTCCTTATCGTCAAAGCGATCAAGTCAAAGTTAACCCATACTTGAAGAACGTAATGGCTTCTGCTGCCGCCAACGATTATGATTTCCCAAGCGGCCATACAACCGCCGCATTTGAAACCGGTGAAACCTTGGCCTACCTGTTCCCAGAGCGCTATCAACAATTGATTACCCGTTCTTCGGAAGTCGGCTATGACCGAGTACTTGCCGGACGACACTCACCGTTAGCTGTTATGGGTGGCCGGGTGATCGGAACAGCAATGACAGCTGCGACCTTAAACGATCCGGACAACAAGCAGCTGATCAGCCAAGCCTACCAGGACACGCAAAAAGATTTGGCCAAGGCTCAGGATAAATCAGCCAAGGACGACTTTAGCGATTACCAAACCAACCTGAAGAATTACACCTATCGATTGACCTATGGCTTCTCACCAATTGGTGACACCACTAAGCCAATGGTTGTCCCAAAGGGCGCTGAAGTCCTCTTACAAACCAGATTACCATATCTAAATGCTACTCAAAGACGTGAAGTCCTCTACACCACTGGTATTCCATCAGGTTACCCAATGACTGATGATACTGAAGGTTGGGGCCGTTTGAACCTCTTTGAAGCTGCTAACGGTTTTGGATCCTTCTTGGACAACGTCACCGTGAACATGGATGCTTCCAAAGGCGGCTTTAACGCAGCCGACACTTGGAAGAATAACATTTCCGGTAAGGGCGGCTTGACTAAGGAAGGTTCAGGATCCCTGAGCTTGCTTGGAAATAACTCGTACAAGGGCGGTACCACTGTCAAAGCAGGAACCCTGGCAGCTGAAAATGACAACGCCTTGGGTGACGGCAGTTTGACTTTAGCGGGTGGTAACTTAACCCTCTCTGCCAAGAATGTTGTGGTCAAAGGTAATTACACGCAAAGTGGCAAAGGCAGCTTGAACCTCAACTCTGGCGACAAGGTTTCCGTATCCGGTACTGCTAAACTAGGCGGTAAACTGGTAGTGAAAGATGTGAAAGGTCTTAAATCCGGAGTGGTTATTCTTAAATCCAACAAATTATCCGGTAAATTTGCCCATCAATCATTGCCAAAAGGTTGGCATTTAGCCTATACCACCCATAACGTAAAATTAGTTAAATAA
- the brnQ gene encoding branched-chain amino acid transport system II carrier protein, with product MENNTKKLSFKHYLIIGSMLFGMFFGAGNLIFPIHLGQLASAHWMSAGIGFLLTGTLLPLLAIIAIAVTHSNGIYDLAKPIGSRYATFFMVLVCATLGPLFATPRTATTPFQIAFASHLNPTQQPMWLLIYSLIFFGITFWASRKPTGIINSIGKILNPAFLALLAIIFAFAFMSPISSASKAPITDAAYQNGSILNGFLQGYNTMDCIAGLLFGIAIVTAIKSLGATSAKEISMTTMKSGALGIGLEAIIYIALIWLGATSLGSFKLSIDGGIAFNQIANHFMGITGEILLAMMATLTCLTTAVGLSTSFSEALHAKFPSISYRTWLIIATGMSFGIANFGLDTIIAWSTPMLMFLYPLAITLIILSIASPLFNHDRRVYIWTTIFTIIPAILDAIAAAPAIISKSAFASTILKLDDFLPGASLGMDWLLPAAIGLIIGLAIHYIGAMMGAKTTQIEND from the coding sequence ATGGAAAATAATACAAAGAAATTATCATTTAAACATTATCTAATTATTGGTTCAATGTTGTTTGGGATGTTCTTCGGTGCCGGTAACTTGATTTTCCCAATTCACTTGGGACAATTAGCTAGTGCTCACTGGATGTCTGCTGGAATCGGGTTTCTGTTAACTGGAACATTATTGCCTTTACTTGCTATTATTGCGATTGCAGTTACTCACAGTAACGGAATTTATGATCTCGCCAAACCAATCGGCAGCCGCTATGCGACTTTCTTCATGGTATTGGTTTGTGCGACCCTTGGACCCTTATTTGCGACACCCCGGACGGCGACAACCCCATTTCAAATTGCCTTTGCCAGCCATTTGAATCCAACGCAACAACCAATGTGGCTGTTGATTTACTCACTGATTTTCTTTGGGATCACCTTCTGGGCATCACGTAAACCCACTGGAATTATTAACTCAATTGGAAAAATTTTGAACCCGGCATTCTTAGCATTACTTGCGATCATTTTCGCGTTTGCATTCATGAGCCCAATCAGCTCAGCTTCAAAGGCCCCAATTACGGATGCCGCTTATCAAAATGGTTCGATTCTCAACGGTTTCCTGCAAGGTTATAACACGATGGATTGTATCGCCGGGTTACTCTTCGGGATCGCTATCGTTACCGCCATTAAGAGCTTGGGCGCCACTAGTGCCAAAGAAATTTCAATGACCACTATGAAATCTGGTGCCTTGGGCATCGGGCTTGAAGCCATTATTTATATCGCGTTGATCTGGTTGGGTGCTACCAGCCTTGGTAGTTTTAAGTTATCCATTGATGGTGGGATTGCCTTTAACCAGATTGCCAATCATTTCATGGGTATCACCGGTGAAATTCTCTTGGCAATGATGGCCACCTTGACATGTTTGACAACTGCTGTTGGACTCTCGACTTCATTCTCAGAAGCATTGCATGCTAAATTCCCATCAATTTCTTATCGAACTTGGTTAATCATCGCCACCGGAATGTCGTTTGGAATTGCCAACTTTGGCCTTGATACAATTATTGCCTGGTCAACACCAATGCTGATGTTCCTCTACCCACTTGCCATTACCCTGATTATTCTCTCAATTGCCTCACCATTGTTCAATCATGACCGTCGGGTATACATCTGGACGACCATCTTTACCATTATCCCAGCGATTTTGGATGCGATCGCCGCAGCTCCGGCAATTATTTCCAAGTCTGCATTTGCTAGCACAATTTTGAAATTAGATGACTTTCTTCCTGGCGCTTCACTTGGGATGGACTGGTTGTTGCCAGCCGCCATCGGACTAATCATTGGCTTAGCCATTCACTATATTGGTGCCATGATGGGCGCTAAAACAACTCAGATCGAAAACGACTAA
- a CDS encoding cation:proton antiporter, with protein MAFIGALCLLLILTTLAGHLANRIGIPSVIGQILVGIVVGPAMLGWIHLDNLINLFSQIGVIILMFIGGLESNLKLLRKYLRPAIIVAIIGVIFPVIMIGGACWAFSFSPLEAIFIGVVFSATSVSISVEVLRDYKSLDTKEGATILGAAVADDIIGVILLSIMISVMGTAGVKTGDSSSNLALIFIEQIAFFALTYLMVKWIVPYLMQIGERLLMASSVTITSMVICLGMAYIAEAVGLSGAVGAFFAGIAVAHTPYRETIENHMEPIGYAVFVPMFFVSIGLNMSFANIGNSLLFVGVLTFLACISKLFGCGLGAIINGFNLNSSYMIGSGMISRGEMGLITAQIGFSSGLLSDSYYSDLILVIILSTLIAPFLLKHAIHLLPADDKADLSLPVENGVPSDH; from the coding sequence ATGGCGTTTATCGGTGCCCTGTGTCTGTTACTGATATTGACGACACTGGCTGGGCACTTGGCGAATCGAATTGGGATTCCGTCGGTTATCGGCCAGATCCTGGTTGGAATTGTTGTCGGTCCGGCCATGCTGGGCTGGATTCATTTGGATAATTTGATTAATCTGTTTTCCCAGATTGGTGTCATTATCTTGATGTTTATCGGTGGGCTGGAAAGTAATCTGAAATTACTGCGAAAATATTTGCGACCGGCAATTATCGTTGCGATTATTGGGGTCATCTTCCCCGTGATCATGATTGGCGGGGCCTGCTGGGCATTCTCGTTCTCGCCACTTGAAGCCATCTTTATCGGCGTCGTCTTCAGCGCGACGAGCGTCTCAATCTCCGTTGAAGTATTGCGGGATTATAAGTCCTTGGATACCAAAGAGGGAGCGACGATTCTTGGTGCTGCGGTTGCCGATGACATTATCGGCGTCATTCTCCTGTCGATTATGATTAGCGTGATGGGGACTGCCGGTGTTAAAACCGGTGATTCATCCTCCAATCTTGCTTTGATTTTTATCGAGCAAATTGCCTTTTTTGCCCTAACCTATTTGATGGTCAAGTGGATTGTTCCTTATCTGATGCAGATTGGCGAGCGCCTGCTCATGGCCTCCAGCGTCACGATTACCTCGATGGTCATTTGTTTGGGAATGGCGTATATCGCTGAAGCCGTTGGCCTGAGCGGTGCCGTTGGTGCTTTCTTTGCCGGCATCGCCGTTGCCCATACCCCTTATCGAGAGACGATTGAGAATCACATGGAACCGATTGGCTACGCGGTATTCGTGCCAATGTTCTTTGTCAGTATCGGGTTAAACATGTCGTTCGCAAATATCGGCAACTCACTGTTATTTGTCGGTGTCTTGACCTTTCTGGCCTGTATCAGTAAACTATTTGGCTGCGGGCTGGGCGCAATTATCAACGGCTTTAACCTCAACAGTAGTTACATGATTGGTTCGGGGATGATTTCTCGAGGCGAGATGGGGTTGATTACCGCTCAAATCGGTTTCTCCTCTGGACTACTGTCGGATTCGTATTATTCAGATTTGATTCTGGTCATTATTTTGTCAACGCTGATCGCGCCGTTCCTGTTGAAACATGCAATTCATCTGTTGCCTGCCGATGACAAAGCTGATTTGTCGTTGCCGGTAGAAAATGGTGTGCCGAGTGATCATTAG
- a CDS encoding nucleoside 2-deoxyribosyltransferase has protein sequence MSTYKNKVYLASPFFSDGQKDRIAQVVALLKQNPTIDADGIFIPQDHQFESEPFGSFKWQDAVFASDMRQVHKADVVVAILDYQLEEGLTEPDSGTIFEIGSAHEANIPVIMVQFGENGQLNLMLARSYTAFFNGKDDIQTLKDYDFNNLEQKYTEKKVL, from the coding sequence ATGTCAACCTACAAAAACAAAGTCTACCTTGCATCCCCATTTTTCAGTGATGGTCAAAAAGATCGCATCGCCCAAGTGGTTGCCTTACTCAAGCAGAACCCAACCATCGATGCTGACGGCATATTCATTCCCCAAGACCACCAATTCGAATCCGAACCCTTCGGCAGCTTCAAATGGCAGGACGCCGTCTTCGCATCCGATATGCGCCAAGTACATAAAGCGGATGTCGTCGTTGCTATTTTGGATTATCAACTGGAAGAAGGCTTAACGGAACCTGATTCAGGCACAATCTTTGAAATCGGCTCAGCCCACGAGGCCAACATTCCAGTCATCATGGTCCAATTTGGTGAAAATGGTCAATTAAACCTAATGTTGGCCCGCAGCTACACCGCCTTCTTTAACGGCAAAGACGATATTCAAACTCTCAAGGATTACGATTTCAACAACCTCGAGCAAAAATATACCGAGAAAAAAGTTCTTTAA